The genomic DNA AAGCTGGCGTAAAACCCGAGACCCTGTACGAAGTCATCAACACGAGTGTGGTCGGTAGCTTCTTATTTCGGGACACAACACAAAACATCATGGAACGAAATTTTGCGGGCCAAAGCCGCATTGGCACAATGTACAAAGACCTCGGAATCGCAAAAACACTGGGGCGCGAATGTGGCGTGCCCCTCTTCACCCTCTCATCGGCTGCGGAGTGGTTTCAAGCGGGCATCAGCGTAAACCCCGAAGAAGCGAACTGGGCAATCATCAAAATTTTTGAAAACATGCTGAATATTGAAGTGAAAAAACGGTAAGACGAGATTGGAGCTTACAGTGAAACTCGGTGTAATTACAGATGGAATCAGCAGGGATTTTGAACACGCGTTGAATGTCATGGCGGAATACGGACTGAGATATCCAGAACTCCAGTTTGTATGGGATCGAGAAGTAGGAGATCACGACGCCGGGCAAGTGGCGCATATGAAGACACTACTCAAGCAGCACCACATGGAAGTCTCCTGCATCTCGCGGCACAACTTTGGCGGCTTGCCCGTATTGCAAACCGAAATAGGAGATCCCGTATTTGAGGATCATGTATCGGGATTGCGGCGGTGCATTGCCCTTGCCAAAACCCTCGGGACAAATATCGTCAGAATTATGAGTTGTAAAAAAGAAATGATACTATTTGGGTACAACGGCGCAGAAGACTGGATTGTCACAGCCGGTGCATGGGACAAACTGGTGAAACTGATGGCTGTACCCGTCCAAATAGCCAAAGAAGAAGGCGTAACACTCGTCGTTGAAACGGGCAATAATGCCATGATAACATCGGGATTCCTGGCCCGAAAATTGATCGACGAATTGGGTAGCTCCCACCTCAAACTCCTGTGGGATATTCCCAACACAATGTACTGTACGGATATCCCCTATCCCGATGCCTACAATGAAATTCGCGATTACATCGGCCATATTCACATCAAAGACGCAAAAGCCGATATAGCGCGTGCGACCGTTGGATTCTATCCCCTGAGCGAAGGCGACGTGGGACCATATCTGGAACCCATTGCAAACGCGCTCAAACGCGATGGATATGCGGGCGCAATCTCTTACGAAAGCGTCTATCGTCCCAAAGGTGGCACATTTGAAGATGGATTCAGAGCGAGCGTTGCGAAATTTGTAGAAATTTTTGGCTAAGGAGGCCTCCATGGCTGATCCAATGCGGTTATTAACCGATGAAGAGGTACAGCGATTTATTGTGGATGGATGCATGACAGTCCACGCAGATTATCCGCCCTCATTCCACGCGAATATCCACGAACAGATCGAGACCGTCTTTGAAAAAGAGGGCAACCCCGGCAATAACATATTGCCCCGGATACCGCAGATCGGGCAGGTATTTGAACACCCCAACGTAAAAGGGGCACTCACCAGCTTACTCGGACCGGGATACATCTTGAACCCCCATCGTCACTGCCACCTGAATCCCCCGGGGCGAAACGGACAGCGATGGCACAAAGACTGCTATGTATATGATCACAATTTGCGACACCCGAAATTCTACTGGCTGCTCGCTTTTTATTTTCCACAGGACACAACTGAGGACATGGGACCTTCAGGTGTATTGCCCGGCATGCAAATCTATAAAACCATCAGCGATGTAGATCCCGCGCAAACAAAAGAAAAAGCGCGGGCATTTTGTGGACCTGCGGGCACTGTAGCGCTAATCCACTTCGACTCCTGGCACCGCGCAACCGAGAATATAAGCACCAAAAATCGGTACATGCTGAAATTCCAATTTGCGCGCACACAAGAACCGCAAAAACCCATATGGGATCACCAGAATCGCGCGTGGTCCCCGGGCATTGAAGATCGGCATCCAGCCATATCAAAAGACGTATGGAACTGGATGTGCGGAAACGCACAGAAAGAACGCGAGACGCCAGAGAGCAATCTAAAAAATTTGATTCGCGTCCTGAAGAATGGACCGGAATGTGACCGATTGGACGCGGCGTATAAACTCGCTGAATTTGGCGCAGAAGCCGTACCTGAACTCATCTCCGCCATGCGAGAAGAAACACTCGCGACAATTGAAGAAACAGAAGCCAAAACGCCTGATAATGCCCATGGAACAAATCCCACGAGTGGGTGCGCGGCTCTATCCCTCGCATCCATCGGAAAACCCGCAGTCCCTGCCCTCACAGAAACATTATCAGACCATCACTGGTGGATACGAGCGGTCGCTGCCAATGTATTGGGACGTATGGGATCAAACGCCATTGCTGCTGCGCCCGCTTTGAGAAACGCGATAAAAGACAATCACTGGTGGGTGCGCCGCAATGCGATCGAAGCCCTGGGCGCACTCGGAGATTCTTCCCCAGAGCTACGCTCTGTTCTGACACGGGCACTCGACGATGAAGACTATCGCGTGCGCCGCAACGCAGCCCTCACCCTTGCAAAATTCGAAAAATCGGGCGATATTGCAGTTGAAGCACTGACAACAATGCTCGAAGACGAAAACCGCTACAACCGTTTTTACGCCGCATATCTGCTGAAACAGATCGGCACACCTGCTGCACGAGATATTCTGTTCCAAAACCTGTTCAACTCTCGCTGGTGCTCCATTACGACCAAAGACAATATGTACTGATCAAGGCTGGGACGGCACAAGGACCGTCCCTTACAATGATATTGTGATTTTGTAGGGGCGCCCCCCTGTGGTCGCCCGCTAACCATTGACCGTCAACCGTTTATTTAAAAAAAATAGTGCGAAAATTTTATTTTTCGTTACATTATGTATAAGTAAGTAAAAACTTACTTATAGTCATTCCGCCCTACTGGAATTGGGCGGTGAATACTGGCTACGGACCACTTTCTCAGGAGCAAAAATATGATCAGAGCGTGCTTGCTTGGGCTTATCTGTATAGCGATTTGCGCGCCGTCGGCTAATAGTGATGACATAGCCGGTATTGTAAAAGAAATCACGGGCGATCTCGCTTATGTATCTGGACTCAACGGAGCGGCATCCCTGGGAAGCCAATTGCAGATGGACAATGGGTCAACGCTTCAGGTCATCAAAAAACTCGACGACGACGTACTCGTCGCTCGCGTAGTCGAAGAAAACGGCTCACCCGTAAAGGTAGCGGATCGCATACGCGTTGTCACAACGCACACTTCTGACGATGCACCGCGCGCTGTTTATGCCACCCGCGTGGATAAAGGTCCCAAACTGGACGGGCGTTTGGACGACCCTGCGTGGCAAAACACAAAACCCATCGAGGGATTTGTCCAGCGCGACCCGGGCTACTGGGTGCCGAGCACCGAACGCACAACAGCCCGCATTGTTTACGACAGGACAAAAATCTATTTCGGATTTGAATGTTTTGATTCCGAGCCACACAAAATCGTGGCAAACAACATGCGACGCGATTCCGAAGTATGGGGCGATGACAATGTGCAAATTCTTCTGGATACTTATAACGACCGCCAGACCGGAGCATTCTTCTTCGTCAACTCCCTCGGCGCAAAACGCGATCTGATCTTATCGCGAGAAGGCCGCACCTACAACGATGATTGGGATTGCATCTGGGAAGCCAAAGGACACCGGCACGACAAAGGCTGGTCGGTTGAGGTCGCGATTCCATTTGACCAACTGCGATTTAAGGACGAAGAAGATGCGGTATGGGGTATTAACCTCGCGCGATTTATTGCCCGCAAAACCGAATCAACAGCATTGATGATAGGACAAAGATCGACATCACCAACGCAGCGCTATCGCACAACAGACCTCGCAGAACTCAGAGGACTTAAATCCTTAAAAACCCGCCGCGTATTTCAGATCAAACCCTATGTATTGCCCGGCGCACTAAAAGATTTGCAGGCGGATGACCCATCTGTACAGGAGACTTTTGAATCCGGTGTAGATGTGCGATATGGCCTCACGCCCAACATGATACTGGACCTGTCCTACAATACAGATTTTGCCCAGGTGGAAGGTGATCAAGAGGAAGTAAACCTGACGCAATTCTCGCAATTCTTCCCCGAAAAGCGCGAATTCTTCCTGGAGGGATCCAATCTCTTTGACTTTGGTGAAGCCGCCACGAGACGCGGCGGAGATAGCCGCCCACCTACTATTTTATTTTA from Gemmatimonadota bacterium includes the following:
- a CDS encoding sugar phosphate isomerase/epimerase, yielding MKLGVITDGISRDFEHALNVMAEYGLRYPELQFVWDREVGDHDAGQVAHMKTLLKQHHMEVSCISRHNFGGLPVLQTEIGDPVFEDHVSGLRRCIALAKTLGTNIVRIMSCKKEMILFGYNGAEDWIVTAGAWDKLVKLMAVPVQIAKEEGVTLVVETGNNAMITSGFLARKLIDELGSSHLKLLWDIPNTMYCTDIPYPDAYNEIRDYIGHIHIKDAKADIARATVGFYPLSEGDVGPYLEPIANALKRDGYAGAISYESVYRPKGGTFEDGFRASVAKFVEIFG
- a CDS encoding DUF5916 domain-containing protein, with translation MIRACLLGLICIAICAPSANSDDIAGIVKEITGDLAYVSGLNGAASLGSQLQMDNGSTLQVIKKLDDDVLVARVVEENGSPVKVADRIRVVTTHTSDDAPRAVYATRVDKGPKLDGRLDDPAWQNTKPIEGFVQRDPGYWVPSTERTTARIVYDRTKIYFGFECFDSEPHKIVANNMRRDSEVWGDDNVQILLDTYNDRQTGAFFFVNSLGAKRDLILSREGRTYNDDWDCIWEAKGHRHDKGWSVEVAIPFDQLRFKDEEDAVWGINLARFIARKTESTALMIGQRSTSPTQRYRTTDLAELRGLKSLKTRRVFQIKPYVLPGALKDLQADDPSVQETFESGVDVRYGLTPNMILDLSYNTDFAQVEGDQEEVNLTQFSQFFPEKREFFLEGSNLFDFGEAATRRGGDSRPPTILFYSRRIGLESGEPVPILLGSKLAGKAGKTSIGALNVLTDSKTLHDDTFVQRSNFSVLRLKHDVIARSNIGAVVVNKQTRAPDTGWDQYNRAAGLDFSFSPSNALNFQGFYAQTWDSAEDAQTGAAGFLQATYSGGVYSSTLKYVDIGEHFLPKAGFVNRRAGLQRLRRYEAQFRARIPANTNLIRYISTGPRFRLFADPSDPTNKVKFWDLQVATYTRFNAGDWYRVEFTRTHDVVERTFKPSKKRPDIIIPHGTYNFTKFRTGPYPSRSRKVRPEFDIEIGNYYTGKRYKLSLENSYRPSGKLSIETDYEVNWLRLPQGNFNIQVLSNRLIYSFSTDFYVKLFAQWNNDREQASVNVLLNYRFRPGSDIYFVYDQGFDVTYDHNLDDRDVLRQWNERNRAVLIKVSYMLGM
- a CDS encoding HEAT repeat domain-containing protein; the encoded protein is MADPMRLLTDEEVQRFIVDGCMTVHADYPPSFHANIHEQIETVFEKEGNPGNNILPRIPQIGQVFEHPNVKGALTSLLGPGYILNPHRHCHLNPPGRNGQRWHKDCYVYDHNLRHPKFYWLLAFYFPQDTTEDMGPSGVLPGMQIYKTISDVDPAQTKEKARAFCGPAGTVALIHFDSWHRATENISTKNRYMLKFQFARTQEPQKPIWDHQNRAWSPGIEDRHPAISKDVWNWMCGNAQKERETPESNLKNLIRVLKNGPECDRLDAAYKLAEFGAEAVPELISAMREETLATIEETEAKTPDNAHGTNPTSGCAALSLASIGKPAVPALTETLSDHHWWIRAVAANVLGRMGSNAIAAAPALRNAIKDNHWWVRRNAIEALGALGDSSPELRSVLTRALDDEDYRVRRNAALTLAKFEKSGDIAVEALTTMLEDENRYNRFYAAYLLKQIGTPAARDILFQNLFNSRWCSITTKDNMY